In one Thermanaerovibrio velox DSM 12556 genomic region, the following are encoded:
- a CDS encoding MinD/ParA family ATP-binding protein produces the protein MALDRQMSGRDQASALREMVLSSGGGRSKFQGLRSIAVVSGKGGVGKSNLSVNLALAMGQMGVRVMLMDADMGLANADLLLGVVPKHHLGHVIGGQMGLEDILLSVDQGVSLIPGGAGFSDLADLDEQSQAMLIEKFSALEGRAEVLLVDTGAGIHRNVISFAAAADEVLLLTTTEPTAIRDAYGVLKSLVVGLSWKPKVSLVVNMAMSDDEAFSVADRIRLAAGQFLDLNVNYLGYVLWDQRVMDSVRRRRPFVLQSPDSPASSCVKVIARRLLKVDQEDVPGGRGLKAFMLRLGKRMRLKG, from the coding sequence GGCAGGGATCAGGCTTCTGCCCTTCGGGAGATGGTGCTCTCCTCTGGGGGCGGGAGGTCCAAGTTCCAGGGCCTGAGGTCCATTGCGGTGGTGAGCGGGAAGGGGGGGGTCGGAAAGAGCAACCTTTCCGTTAACCTGGCGCTTGCCATGGGGCAGATGGGCGTTCGGGTCATGTTGATGGACGCGGACATGGGGCTTGCCAACGCGGATCTCCTCTTGGGTGTGGTGCCCAAGCACCACCTGGGACACGTGATCGGTGGCCAAATGGGGCTTGAGGACATCCTGCTTTCGGTGGATCAGGGGGTCAGTCTGATCCCCGGGGGGGCTGGTTTCTCGGACCTTGCGGACCTGGACGAGCAGAGCCAGGCGATGTTGATAGAGAAGTTCTCGGCCCTTGAGGGGCGAGCGGAGGTGTTGTTGGTGGACACCGGGGCGGGGATACACAGGAACGTGATATCCTTCGCTGCCGCTGCCGACGAGGTGCTCCTCCTGACCACCACGGAGCCCACCGCCATCAGGGATGCCTACGGGGTTTTGAAGTCCCTGGTGGTGGGTTTATCTTGGAAGCCCAAGGTGTCCTTGGTGGTCAACATGGCGATGAGCGACGACGAGGCCTTCTCCGTGGCGGATCGGATAAGGCTGGCGGCGGGGCAGTTCCTGGACCTCAACGTGAACTACCTAGGTTACGTCCTTTGGGACCAACGGGTGATGGACTCGGTGAGGCGTCGCAGACCCTTTGTGCTGCAGAGCCCCGATTCTCCCGCGTCGTCCTGTGTGAAGGTGATAGCTCGTCGGCTGCTTAAGGTTGACCAGGAGGATGTGCCGGGTGGCAGGGGGCTCAAGGCCTTCATGCTGAGGCTCGGCAAGAGGATGAGGCTTAAGGGGTGA
- a CDS encoding flagellar brake protein yields the protein MISLGRDGERVGLPLGVKGEFKVEDGLFKGTYPTRLEDQREDLLGLAHPMFKGALLPVYRDMECELLAEDGRSPLRVSCVVVRSDISGTVPMLWVKTLGPVERIQRRRYLRVPCLKEFRVFPLEAEARSPLSGRWLKGVAVDMSLGGVRFRIDYPYRLSQGDRFLCMLPLGDRPFPGLLKLMRAERTSEGLWDCGGAFEAVPRWAEKYIIEFIRTQELNSRQGRDVP from the coding sequence GTGATCTCTTTGGGCCGGGATGGGGAGAGGGTAGGGCTTCCCCTGGGGGTCAAGGGGGAGTTTAAGGTGGAGGACGGGCTTTTCAAGGGCACGTACCCCACCAGGTTGGAGGACCAGAGGGAGGACCTGCTTGGGTTGGCGCATCCGATGTTCAAGGGGGCGCTTCTCCCGGTGTATAGGGACATGGAGTGTGAGCTCCTGGCGGAGGACGGCAGGTCCCCTTTGAGGGTGTCCTGCGTGGTGGTGAGGAGCGACATCTCCGGCACGGTGCCAATGCTTTGGGTCAAGACGCTAGGTCCCGTGGAGAGGATACAGCGGAGGCGCTACTTAAGGGTGCCCTGTCTTAAGGAGTTCCGGGTGTTTCCCCTTGAGGCGGAGGCTCGGTCGCCCCTGTCCGGCAGGTGGCTGAAGGGTGTGGCGGTGGACATGAGCCTTGGGGGAGTGAGGTTTAGGATAGACTATCCTTACAGGCTGTCCCAGGGGGACAGGTTTTTGTGCATGCTCCCCCTGGGTGATAGGCCTTTTCCTGGGTTGCTCAAGCTAATGAGGGCGGAGAGGACCTCCGAGGGCCTATGGGACTGCGGGGGGGCCTTTGAGGCGGTACCTAGATGGGCTGAAAAGTATATAATAGAGTTCATAAGGACCCAGGAACTTAATTCCCGCCAGGGGAGAGATGTGCCATGA
- a CDS encoding protein-glutamate methylesterase/protein-glutamine glutaminase, whose translation MTRKVRVMVVDDSAFMRKVIGDMLASDQRFDVVARVRDGEEALQKLSEADPDVITMDVEMPRKNGLEALKEIMERRPTPVVMVSSLTKEGAEVTLQALSLGAVDFVTKPSGTISLDMHKVEEELRQKVWVASTVDRSRLKPGAVPRRKPVEAPKTSGAGLPGASQRRKLQRVDLVLIASSTGGPRALQEVIPNLRGDFPCPILVVQHMPKGFTASFAQRLDDVSPLKVVEGYDGLKPQKGMAIIAPGGYHMVVERSGPDLVCRLSDAPPVRSVKPAADMLFMSVADVVGGSVVAAVLTGMGRDGADGALALHSKGGVILAESPDTCVVYGMPRAVVEAGIAEEVVSLYDMPEALHRWAACP comes from the coding sequence ATGACGCGCAAAGTGAGGGTTATGGTGGTTGATGACTCCGCCTTCATGCGAAAGGTTATAGGTGACATGCTTGCCTCGGACCAGAGGTTTGATGTGGTAGCCCGAGTTAGGGATGGGGAGGAAGCGCTTCAGAAGCTCTCCGAGGCGGATCCGGATGTGATAACCATGGACGTTGAGATGCCTCGCAAGAACGGGCTGGAGGCTTTAAAGGAGATAATGGAGCGTCGTCCCACGCCGGTGGTGATGGTTTCGAGCCTCACCAAGGAGGGGGCGGAGGTGACGCTTCAGGCCCTCTCGCTTGGGGCGGTGGACTTTGTGACGAAGCCTTCGGGGACCATATCGCTGGACATGCACAAGGTGGAGGAGGAGCTGCGGCAGAAGGTCTGGGTGGCCAGCACGGTTGACCGTTCCAGGCTTAAGCCCGGGGCGGTGCCGAGGCGCAAGCCCGTGGAGGCCCCGAAGACTTCAGGGGCGGGTTTGCCGGGGGCCTCTCAAAGGCGCAAGCTTCAGCGGGTGGACCTGGTGTTGATAGCGTCGTCCACCGGAGGTCCCAGGGCGCTTCAGGAGGTGATCCCCAATCTCAGGGGGGATTTTCCGTGTCCCATCTTGGTGGTGCAGCACATGCCGAAGGGTTTTACCGCCTCCTTTGCCCAGAGGCTCGATGACGTGAGCCCCCTGAAGGTGGTGGAGGGATACGACGGTTTGAAACCGCAGAAGGGTATGGCTATCATAGCCCCTGGAGGTTATCATATGGTTGTGGAGAGGTCTGGGCCGGACCTGGTCTGTCGTTTATCCGACGCACCTCCTGTGAGGTCCGTTAAGCCCGCGGCGGACATGCTTTTCATGAGCGTGGCGGATGTGGTGGGCGGATCTGTGGTGGCGGCGGTGTTGACCGGCATGGGCAGGGACGGGGCTGATGGGGCGCTTGCTCTTCACAGCAAGGGAGGCGTTATCCTGGCGGAGAGTCCGGATACCTGTGTGGTCTACGGAATGCCGAGGGCTGTAGTCGAGGCGGGCATAGCGGAGGAGGTAGTTTCCCTGTACGATATGCCCGAGGCTTTGCATCGATGGGCCGCATGCCCTTAG